The window AGCACCCGCCGCACCTGCGCATACCCTTCGCGATTCGTGCGCCGCCCCACGCCGACCAGCACGGTCTTGGCGTCGAGCCAGAGCGCGTCTGCCCCCTCGAAGGTGCCGCTCCCGTGCACCGCGGCCACCACCGGGATCCCCGCAGAGGCCAGGGCCAGCTGGGCATGGCGCTCCTCCCCTGCCCGTTGCTCCGCCCCCATTCGTCCCACGACCGCGCCTGCCGGGGTCATGAGGAACAGGTCACGCATGAACAGGAAGTTCGGAGGGGGAGGGGTTGCGGGTCGGTGCAGGATCACGTGAACCCCGTGGGCGCGCATGCTGGCCGCAATCGCCTCGGTCTCGCGCCGCATCGCGTCGACATCGACGCGCTCGAGCATGAGCCACCGATCGGGCGGCTCCGGGAAGTCGAGCTCAGCGCCTGGCACGGCCAGCATCACGGCGCGTAGCGGCGCGACCTCGGAGGAGACGCCGCATCGGGTCCAGAGACGCCCCTCGCACACCTCGGCCGCATGGCTTGCGACCCGTGGGCGATACCCCTCTCCCCCGTTTGTGGCACGACCGGACAGGGGGTCTTCAGGGCCAGGTCTGCGGATCTTCGCCATATCCCAATCGCTCCATCGTCTCTCGAACCTGGGGCTGACGCAGCACCCGCTCGAGCATGTCGGCCCGCTCGAACCACCGACGCTGTCGCGGAGGAGAGGTGGCCATCACCGGTGGGAGCCCTTCATCGAGAACCCGGCGCAGCCCCGCGTCGAGCGTGATGCCGAGCCATTCACAGAGGCGACGCAGGCAGCTCTCGCGCACGGTCGGCGACCCCACCAGCTCGTCGAACCGAAGGCGCAGGCGGTCGACATCGCGGTGCGCATCGAGAAAGCGCAGCACGGCGTCATGCGCTGACCGCCACTGAAACGCGCAGACGTCGATGAGCGGCTCAGACGTGTGCGCCCGCCACCCGGGAGGGAGGTCATACTTCCACCAGCGGGCGGCCTCATCATCGAGCGCTTCGGCGTACCCTGCGATCTCGAGGCGCCGCTCGAGGCGATGGGCGTGGAACCCGCGATAGCGCCAGCCGTCGACGAGGCCGTTCACGGCGGCCGGCGCGCTTCTCAGCAGATGCAGCACCCGGAACCGCGCGTTCGGGAAGAACGCGCGCAGGAACTCGAGGCGATAGGCGTTGCTCGGCGTCTTCACGATGAGAGGCCGATTCTGGAGATCTTCGAGCGCAGCCAACCGCCAGGGGCGAATGGTCACGAACGGCGGCTCCTCGACGAGCAGCGTGCCCGGCGCGCCGAGCGGCCGCGCCAGCTCGGGGGCCTCGCGCGCCACGACGTCGTCGGCGATGTCGTAGAACCAGGCGTTCAATGCGGGATGCCCAGGGCGGAGCGCCTCGAGGAGACGCACGTGGAATCGCGACACATCGGTGCGGGGATCGACCTCTGCGGCGATCTGGCGTGCAAGTGACGCCACGCGGTCCCGGTCAAAGACCTCCTCCGGCCACTGCAGCCGCAGACGAACCGCGACCTCATCGAAGAAGCGCTCCAGTGCGGGCGCGTCATCGCAGACCACGCCCACGTCACGCGCCAGAAGCCGATCGAGCGCCTCTGCCGAAGCGCCGGCCGCCGATCGCGCGTCGAGGGCGTCGGAG of the Pseudomonadota bacterium genome contains:
- a CDS encoding amidinotransferase, translated to MAKIRRPGPEDPLSGRATNGGEGYRPRVASHAAEVCEGRLWTRCGVSSEVAPLRAVMLAVPGAELDFPEPPDRWLMLERVDVDAMRRETEAIAASMRAHGVHVILHRPATPPPPNFLFMRDLFLMTPAGAVVGRMGAEQRAGEERHAQLALASAGIPVVAAVHGSGTFEGADALWLDAKTVLVGVGRRTNREGYAQVRRVLASQGVEALAVTLPKGVQHLLGVVNLIDHDLAAVNAERLTRGIRGALERRGIRLIALEPSHETRWGRAMNFVTLRPRHVLMPAGAPEVRATLVRAGVVCEEVGVDQYLRAAGGLGCLTGILHRGA
- a CDS encoding sulfotransferase, with the translated sequence MSVGHPWAMSGDREDLQQGAATQPPDARRVAAIEVARAFVESSAAPSMGLADGVRHHVREVVIVASSSRGGSSMLAEMLRQTPQLLHLRAEVNPFFVLSGLSHPESATDSDALDARSAAGASAEALDRLLARDVGVVCDDAPALERFFDEVAVRLRLQWPEEVFDRDRVASLARQIAAEVDPRTDVSRFHVRLLEALRPGHPALNAWFYDIADDVVAREAPELARPLGAPGTLLVEEPPFVTIRPWRLAALEDLQNRPLIVKTPSNAYRLEFLRAFFPNARFRVLHLLRSAPAAVNGLVDGWRYRGFHAHRLERRLEIAGYAEALDDEAARWWKYDLPPGWRAHTSEPLIDVCAFQWRSAHDAVLRFLDAHRDVDRLRLRFDELVGSPTVRESCLRRLCEWLGITLDAGLRRVLDEGLPPVMATSPPRQRRWFERADMLERVLRQPQVRETMERLGYGEDPQTWP